CTAATAATTCTTCATATGGCCATCCACCTTGACCATTTTCTAAGATAAATAAACGCTCTTCTGCGATGCCTTTTGATTTAAGGTGATTAACAGTATTTTGAGCTCCACCTTTTCCGCCAGGACAGATTACAACGATAGGATCGTCACCATCTAATTTGTCCATTATAGCATCAATTTTAGCTTTTTCTTCGTC
This sequence is a window from Tissierellales bacterium. Protein-coding genes within it:
- a CDS encoding rhodanese-like domain-containing protein, with the protein product DEEKAKIDAIMDKLDGDDPIVVICPGGKGGAQNTVNHLKSKGIAEERLFILENGQGGWPYEELLEK